Proteins from a single region of Leuconostoc gasicomitatum LMG 18811:
- a CDS encoding GNAT family N-acetyltransferase, with product MISYKETKELSNNDLKKLYLSVQWFVYTDDMGTLKQAISNSLAVVSAWDNDKLVGLTRVVGDGSTIIYVQDLLVHPEYQNKRIGTIMLSMILDKYKQVRQKVLLTDDEPIVRNFYENNGFMSADQGNTVAFYKFL from the coding sequence ATGATTAGTTACAAAGAGACTAAGGAATTGTCTAATAATGATCTTAAAAAACTATACTTAAGTGTTCAGTGGTTTGTATATACAGATGATATGGGTACGCTTAAACAAGCGATTAGTAATTCACTGGCAGTTGTATCTGCTTGGGATAATGATAAATTAGTTGGATTAACCCGAGTTGTCGGAGATGGATCCACAATAATATATGTTCAAGACTTATTGGTTCACCCAGAATATCAAAATAAAAGAATTGGCACAATTATGTTATCTATGATTCTAGATAAATATAAACAGGTTAGACAAAAGGTCTTATTGACAGATGACGAACCTATTGTTAGAAATTTTTATGAAAATAATGGCTTTATGTCTGCTGACCAAGGAAATACTGTTGCTTTCTATAAATTTTTGTAA
- the rpoD gene encoding RNA polymerase sigma factor RpoD yields MATILASSKISDIKDYLDEQKISYNSRAKKAELLALAQGKTPEEAAAAGKASKPKVAKKSGIIKNPEYDKAVKALIAEYKAAKAITYADLAKRLAEPFNLDGENIERLMEKVEDSGVAIVDEKGEPAPEVLKAKQNKPSKEELDQAQETPAGIKINDPVRMYLKEIGRVNLLKGDEEINIAKRIEDGDIEAKQELAEANLRLVVSIAKRYVGRGMQFLDLIQEGNMGLMKAVDKFDYTKGFKFSTYATWWIRQAITRAIADQARTIRIPVHMVETINKLIRIQRQLLQDLGREPLPEEIGAEMDLTPDKVREILKIAQEPVSLETPIGEEDDSHLGDFIEDNEAVSPADSAAYEMLREQLESVLETLTDREENVLRLRFGLEDGRTRTLEEVGRVFGVTRERIRQIEAKALRKLRHPSRSKQLKDFMDDGNN; encoded by the coding sequence ATGGCAACTATTTTAGCTTCAAGTAAAATTTCAGACATCAAGGATTACCTAGATGAACAAAAAATCTCATACAATAGCCGTGCTAAAAAAGCAGAACTTTTAGCATTAGCACAGGGCAAAACACCAGAGGAAGCTGCTGCCGCTGGCAAAGCTTCTAAGCCTAAAGTGGCCAAAAAATCAGGGATTATTAAGAACCCTGAATATGATAAAGCTGTCAAGGCGTTGATTGCAGAATATAAGGCTGCTAAAGCAATTACATATGCAGATTTGGCAAAAAGGTTAGCAGAACCATTTAATTTAGACGGTGAAAATATCGAACGGTTAATGGAAAAAGTTGAAGATTCTGGTGTTGCAATTGTTGATGAAAAAGGTGAACCAGCACCTGAAGTATTAAAGGCAAAGCAAAATAAGCCATCCAAAGAAGAGTTAGATCAAGCACAAGAAACACCTGCCGGCATTAAAATAAACGATCCTGTGCGTATGTACCTTAAAGAAATTGGTCGTGTTAATTTATTGAAAGGTGACGAAGAAATTAATATTGCTAAACGCATTGAAGATGGTGATATTGAAGCCAAACAAGAATTAGCAGAAGCTAATTTACGATTGGTTGTTTCTATTGCTAAACGATATGTTGGTCGTGGGATGCAATTTTTGGATTTGATTCAAGAAGGTAACATGGGTTTGATGAAAGCCGTTGATAAGTTTGATTACACCAAAGGATTCAAGTTTTCAACCTATGCTACATGGTGGATTCGTCAGGCAATAACACGCGCTATTGCTGATCAAGCGCGCACCATTCGTATTCCTGTTCATATGGTTGAAACAATTAATAAATTAATTCGTATTCAACGTCAGTTGCTTCAAGATTTGGGTCGTGAACCATTGCCAGAAGAAATTGGGGCTGAAATGGATTTGACACCTGATAAAGTACGTGAAATATTAAAAATTGCGCAGGAACCAGTTTCACTTGAAACACCGATCGGTGAAGAAGATGATTCACATTTAGGGGACTTTATTGAGGACAATGAAGCTGTTTCCCCAGCTGATTCAGCAGCATATGAAATGTTACGTGAACAACTTGAATCTGTGTTGGAGACATTAACTGACCGTGAAGAAAATGTGTTACGTTTGCGTTTTGGTTTGGAAGATGGCCGCACACGTACACTTGAAGAGGTAGGTCGTGTATTTGGTGTGACAAGAGAACGTATTCGCCAAATTGAAGCTAAAGCATTGCGTAAGCTCCGCCACCCTAGTCGTTCCAAGCAATTAAAAGATTTTATGGATGATGGCAATAATTAA
- the dnaG gene encoding DNA primase: MASRIPESFITEVRQKVNIVDVIGQYTDLVKRGRQWNGSCPFHDDHHPSLFVEENKQVFNCFSCGRSGSVFSFLMEKEGMSYPEAILSLAESADMQVDSSISAGVTQQVDSTTQVVYQLHTAAQRLYQHILLNTTSGEQALAYLHDKRQLTDDIIKHFGIGFVPEDNALLNYATEQNISREMMRTSELFISNDQGELRDRFSGRIVWPIKTERGQVVGFSGRALNANNSIKYMNSPESPFFTKGKILYNFDLSKNQIRQTNTVMIFEGFMDVISASMAEKPVGVATMGTALTRDHVRQLSHVAKRILLVYDGDEAGQNAARRSIDLIREYAKNVDIGVVYLPDHLDPDEVRVQRGLSVLKQTLEQNIQTPVEFLVNAARVGKNLSNQVQYLAFLQEVMKTLKSASPVEQDIQLTRIANEFGTSKHALQTQLQQSVTQKASKSQQTYSTMVEPPLYSNDYDGGLGQKDINQSITQVEQAERALIMAMIKSSQVMVQVKETAGFAFVHPDYQLLMMLTNIYQTQHPGDFDLAQYMDFIQKPELNQKIMAIDRSYGDIAIEKAAINDYLRVIMHDAPIDARIRELQQAINTAKQQHDDAKLLQFMTELINIKKKQSEL, translated from the coding sequence ATGGCAAGTCGAATTCCAGAATCGTTCATTACTGAAGTACGTCAAAAAGTGAATATCGTCGATGTGATTGGTCAATATACGGATCTCGTCAAGCGCGGGCGCCAATGGAATGGGTCTTGTCCATTTCATGATGATCATCATCCTTCATTGTTTGTTGAAGAAAATAAGCAAGTATTTAATTGTTTTTCCTGTGGTCGTTCGGGTTCTGTTTTTTCATTTTTAATGGAAAAAGAAGGCATGAGTTATCCGGAAGCCATTTTGTCACTAGCTGAAAGTGCAGACATGCAGGTTGACAGTAGTATTTCTGCTGGCGTAACACAACAAGTTGATAGCACAACACAAGTTGTTTATCAATTACATACCGCTGCGCAACGGCTCTATCAGCATATATTGTTGAATACAACGTCTGGAGAACAAGCATTAGCTTATCTTCATGATAAACGTCAATTAACTGATGATATTATCAAACACTTTGGGATTGGGTTTGTCCCAGAAGACAATGCACTCTTAAATTACGCGACCGAACAAAATATTTCTAGAGAAATGATGCGAACATCTGAGTTGTTTATTTCGAATGATCAAGGTGAATTACGAGATCGCTTTTCTGGTCGCATAGTCTGGCCAATTAAAACTGAACGCGGTCAAGTGGTTGGGTTTTCAGGTCGTGCGTTAAATGCTAATAATAGTATCAAGTATATGAACAGCCCAGAAAGTCCTTTTTTTACGAAAGGGAAGATTTTATATAATTTTGATCTATCTAAAAATCAAATTCGGCAAACAAATACGGTTATGATTTTTGAAGGATTTATGGATGTTATTTCCGCAAGTATGGCCGAAAAACCAGTTGGTGTGGCGACAATGGGTACGGCACTAACACGTGATCATGTGAGACAATTATCGCACGTAGCGAAACGTATTTTGTTAGTGTATGACGGCGATGAAGCAGGTCAAAATGCAGCACGTCGTTCTATTGATCTCATTCGAGAATACGCAAAAAATGTTGATATTGGTGTGGTATATTTACCAGATCATCTTGATCCTGATGAAGTACGTGTGCAACGTGGATTGTCAGTGTTAAAACAAACATTAGAACAAAATATTCAAACACCTGTAGAGTTTTTGGTAAATGCAGCACGTGTCGGGAAAAATTTAAGTAATCAAGTACAGTATCTTGCATTTTTACAAGAGGTAATGAAAACATTAAAATCTGCATCTCCTGTTGAGCAAGATATTCAATTGACTCGAATTGCTAATGAATTTGGAACATCAAAGCACGCGTTACAAACACAATTACAACAAAGTGTGACTCAAAAAGCCAGTAAATCCCAACAAACCTATAGTACTATGGTTGAACCGCCATTATACAGTAATGATTATGATGGTGGTTTAGGACAAAAAGATATTAATCAAAGCATTACACAAGTTGAGCAAGCTGAGCGAGCACTAATCATGGCAATGATTAAATCATCACAAGTGATGGTTCAAGTAAAAGAGACAGCGGGATTTGCTTTTGTACATCCGGATTATCAATTATTAATGATGCTGACAAATATCTATCAAACGCAGCATCCTGGAGATTTTGATTTAGCTCAATACATGGATTTTATCCAAAAACCAGAATTGAATCAAAAAATTATGGCAATTGATCGCTCATATGGTGACATTGCAATTGAAAAAGCCGCAATCAACGATTACTTACGTGTTATCATGCATGATGCACCTATTGATGCGCGAATTCGTGAGTTGCAACAAGCAATTAATACAGCTAAACAACAGCATGATGATGCAAAATTGTTACAATTTATGACAGAATTAATTAATATCAAAAAGAAGCAATCAGAATTATAA
- a CDS encoding QueT transporter family protein, with amino-acid sequence MQKNLVKTDKSIGSVQNITLIAVIAAVYATITFVIQPFAFGPVQLRASEGLNHLAAWHKRYIIALGLGVFIANLVSPLGWIDWIFGTMGTVIMTSITYLATRRVKHAVTKIVISSVVVATIGMAILAAEFTLAFNIGASGAFPSGSNGGLFAQWLAYYLSVMPGEVVSLIAGGIVIYALSKMVDLSK; translated from the coding sequence ATGCAAAAAAATTTAGTTAAAACGGATAAGTCTATTGGCTCGGTACAAAACATTACGCTGATCGCAGTTATTGCGGCTGTTTATGCTACCATTACGTTTGTGATTCAACCTTTTGCTTTTGGGCCCGTGCAATTACGCGCCTCTGAAGGATTAAATCATTTAGCAGCATGGCACAAACGCTATATTATAGCATTAGGTTTAGGGGTATTTATTGCTAATCTGGTTTCCCCACTTGGTTGGATTGATTGGATATTTGGAACTATGGGCACTGTTATTATGACTAGCATTACTTACTTAGCGACACGCCGTGTTAAGCATGCTGTTACAAAAATTGTAATTAGTTCAGTAGTGGTTGCGACCATAGGCATGGCAATTTTAGCTGCAGAATTCACATTAGCTTTTAATATTGGTGCTAGTGGTGCTTTTCCTTCTGGTTCGAATGGTGGGCTCTTTGCGCAGTGGCTGGCATATTATTTAAGTGTGATGCCTGGTGAGGTGGTTTCATTAATTGCTGGTGGTATTGTTATCTATGCACTAAGTAAGATGGTTGACTTAAGTAAATAA
- a CDS encoding 3-oxoacyl-ACP reductase encodes MIEQNYTNKNILLTGAASGIGFSQLKTYLAADAIVYALDYQKIPLNHPHLHTFKIDLSEHDALLELVKKITDKVDFDILLNTAGILDDYQSSTNTSLSDWQLVLNTNLTPMFILSNALLPAMLSRGYGHIINMASIAGFSAGGGGAAYTASKHAIIGYTKQLAYDYAAQGLHTNAIAPGAIKTPMNAADFTGNGDMAKKVASQTPAKRWATAQEVANLTLYLTSPQADYINGAVLPIDGGWTIGH; translated from the coding sequence ATGATTGAACAAAATTATACAAATAAAAATATTTTATTAACCGGTGCCGCATCAGGGATCGGTTTTTCACAATTAAAGACATATTTAGCTGCCGACGCAATTGTTTATGCATTGGATTATCAAAAAATCCCTTTAAATCATCCACATCTGCACACTTTTAAAATTGACTTAAGTGAACATGATGCCTTACTGGAACTTGTTAAAAAAATAACGGATAAAGTTGATTTTGATATATTATTAAATACGGCTGGTATTTTAGATGATTACCAATCATCAACAAACACGTCGCTATCTGATTGGCAATTAGTGTTGAATACGAATTTAACACCGATGTTTATTCTAAGCAATGCTCTTTTACCAGCTATGTTATCACGCGGTTATGGCCATATTATTAATATGGCTTCAATTGCTGGTTTTTCAGCTGGTGGTGGTGGCGCAGCCTATACTGCGAGTAAACATGCCATTATTGGTTATACAAAACAACTAGCGTATGATTATGCGGCACAGGGATTACATACGAATGCCATTGCTCCTGGTGCAATTAAAACACCTATGAACGCAGCAGATTTTACTGGTAATGGCGATATGGCAAAAAAAGTCGCGTCTCAAACACCAGCTAAACGTTGGGCCACAGCACAAGAAGTTGCTAATTTGACGCTGTATTTAACAAGCCCTCAAGCTGATTATATCAACGGTGCGGTACTGCCAATAGACGGTGGTTGGACAATTGGACATTAA
- a CDS encoding KxYKxGKxW signal peptide domain-containing protein: MIKGYKLYKVGKRLVTGVVLTTGIMTTFAINSASADTTLVSGSDSAVVKSDTNQSENQIATASSSVKEPDHIAMNSSKNSSDNIDNKVADSNITTTQNDKDKAQAEKQTTSNTDTTVNNDKETATNSSLSSSTVLSTDSNDKATNVTPSSEISTVPTSGKTDSSAQVQTQEPVKNGWINKNGTNQFYENGKIVVGEKNIDNYWYNFDKQGNYSVGLTNLLSKTVYYDNNGHMHYGYLKVDQTYMYFDEKDGHAVTGERDYGNGKMQYYGQDFKQIQNNYVRTNANTIYFFGTNGDAVKGIRNYDNGKMEYYSNNYNQVRNNYVRTNANTIYFFGTNGDAVKGIRNYDNGKMEYYSNNYNQVRNNYVRTNANTIYFFGANGDAVKGIRNYDNGKMEYYSNNYNQVRNNYVRTNANTIYFFGTNGDAIKGIRNYDNGKMEYYGNNYNQVRNNYVRTNANTIYFFGANGDAVKGLRYYGSHPYQVEYYGNNYNQLRNTSIRVNGKKYDFGGNGDLIIAKKPVYFSQLDSRWSNHRFNDYSMGQAGCVPTSIAMVLNGSYGINVNPDDVKTVMNNLSQSSFGATGRDLINTITAYGRKVEQINTVERTANLLQQGVPVIFFVNVAGGIGHALTTYGYSNGATEVLDPYNRCYYNGWYDVSALSNNLSRDSSDWNAGRPVFAIM, from the coding sequence ATGATTAAGGGATATAAATTATATAAAGTTGGTAAGAGGTTAGTCACAGGAGTTGTTTTAACTACTGGTATCATGACTACCTTTGCTATTAACTCGGCAAGTGCAGATACAACGCTAGTATCTGGTTCAGACAGTGCAGTTGTCAAATCGGATACTAACCAATCTGAAAATCAGATAGCAACGGCTTCTAGTTCTGTCAAGGAACCAGATCACATAGCAATGAATTCATCAAAAAATTCATCTGATAATATTGATAACAAAGTCGCCGATAGTAACATAACTACCACGCAAAATGATAAAGATAAGGCACAAGCTGAAAAGCAAACCACATCAAATACTGACACTACTGTCAATAATGACAAGGAAACGGCAACAAATAGTAGTTTATCATCAAGTACAGTTTTGTCCACTGATAGTAATGATAAAGCAACTAACGTGACACCTTCATCAGAGATCAGTACCGTTCCAACATCAGGGAAGACAGATAGTTCCGCACAGGTTCAAACACAAGAACCTGTGAAAAACGGGTGGATCAATAAAAACGGAACAAATCAATTTTATGAAAACGGTAAAATAGTTGTCGGTGAAAAAAATATTGATAATTACTGGTATAATTTTGACAAGCAAGGCAATTATTCAGTTGGACTAACCAATCTTTTATCTAAAACTGTTTATTATGATAACAATGGTCACATGCATTATGGCTATTTAAAAGTTGATCAGACATATATGTATTTTGATGAAAAAGACGGACACGCTGTGACAGGTGAACGTGACTATGGTAATGGCAAAATGCAATATTATGGTCAGGACTTTAAACAAATACAAAACAATTATGTTCGTACAAATGCCAATACCATTTATTTCTTTGGTACCAACGGAGATGCCGTAAAGGGTATTCGTAATTATGATAATGGCAAAATGGAATATTATAGTAATAACTATAATCAAGTACGCAACAATTATGTTCGTACAAATGCTAATACCATCTATTTCTTTGGTACCAACGGAGATGCTGTAAAGGGAATTCGTAATTATGATAATGGTAAGATGGAATATTATAGTAATAACTATAATCAAGTACGCAACAATTATGTTCGTACAAATGCCAACACCATCTATTTCTTTGGTGCCAACGGAGATGCTGTAAAGGGTATTCGTAATTATGATAATGGCAAAATGGAATATTATAGTAATAACTATAATCAAGTACGTAACAATTATGTTCGTACAAATGCTAATACCATCTATTTCTTTGGTACCAACGGAGATGCCATAAAGGGAATTCGTAATTATGATAATGGCAAAATGGAATACTATGGTAATAACTATAACCAAGTACGTAACAATTATGTTCGCACAAATGCCAATACCATCTATTTCTTTGGCGCCAATGGAGATGCCGTAAAAGGGTTACGTTATTATGGTAGTCACCCTTATCAAGTTGAATATTATGGTAATAACTATAATCAACTACGTAATACATCAATCCGTGTTAATGGCAAAAAATATGATTTTGGTGGGAACGGTGATTTAATTATCGCAAAAAAGCCAGTTTATTTTTCTCAGTTAGATAGTCGTTGGTCTAATCATCGATTTAATGATTACTCAATGGGTCAAGCAGGCTGTGTACCTACCAGTATCGCCATGGTATTAAATGGCTCATACGGTATTAATGTGAATCCTGATGATGTTAAAACAGTTATGAACAATTTAAGTCAATCATCTTTTGGTGCCACAGGACGTGATCTAATCAATACAATTACTGCTTATGGAAGAAAAGTAGAACAAATTAATACAGTTGAACGTACTGCTAATTTATTGCAACAAGGTGTGCCGGTCATATTCTTTGTAAATGTTGCTGGTGGTATTGGACATGCTCTTACCACGTATGGTTATAGCAATGGGGCTACCGAAGTATTAGATCCGTATAATAGATGTTATTATAATGGCTGGTATGATGTCAGCGCTCTTTCTAATAATTTAAGTAGAGATAGCAGTGATTGGAATGCAGGCAGACCAGTTTTCGCTATTATGTGA
- a CDS encoding MarR family winged helix-turn-helix transcriptional regulator — protein MTQKLQNNIIKKLISLYSAQAKIRNRKDHLSRTIDFKNVNASLSLRQLEALSLINSDTQCGITKLSSVLSISKPAVSRLISKLESNKLITIDSGQDKRQKKIQLTSQGKILAEQHDRLHSEAVKGYLGILDNFDHNELLVIEKFIDALSQHIIQKK, from the coding sequence ATGACTCAAAAATTGCAAAATAATATTATTAAAAAGTTAATTAGTTTGTACAGTGCTCAAGCAAAAATTAGGAATAGAAAAGATCATCTCAGTCGAACGATTGATTTCAAAAATGTAAATGCGTCACTGTCATTAAGACAATTAGAAGCATTATCTTTAATTAATTCAGACACTCAATGTGGGATCACAAAGCTGTCAAGTGTCCTATCTATCAGTAAACCCGCTGTGTCAAGACTTATCAGTAAGCTAGAAAGTAATAAGTTAATTACTATCGATTCAGGTCAAGATAAAAGACAGAAAAAAATTCAACTAACTTCTCAAGGTAAAATATTGGCTGAACAACATGATCGTTTGCACAGTGAGGCTGTTAAAGGCTATTTAGGTATTTTAGATAACTTTGATCATAATGAATTACTAGTAATCGAGAAATTTATAGATGCACTGAGCCAACATATTATTCAGAAAAAATAA
- a CDS encoding 2,3-butanediol dehydrogenase, with translation MKAAVWHGVKDVRVEEVELKPTKSNEVVVRVAYAGICGSDLHEYLEGPVFIPVDQPDELTGGQAPLTMGHEFSGVIEKIGADVTKYKVGDHVSINPTITKGHVPDDVDVYDGYSFIGLSTDGGFTSHVNVPEDSLYRLPEDFSMKLAATIEPTAVAVQAVKEGGLRFGEKVVIFGAGPIGVLVAAAAKAAGATKIVAVDLSEVRLNKALEMGATDIINPSQVDDTVAAIKNIIPGGADVSFEVAGVQPTFEQAIDATRPRGTMVIVSIFARPITFNPMQLMNAGVKLTTTIAYSKETFQQTVDLVSSGQIDVAPVITDTIELDNIVTDGFESLTHDKSQAKIIVDLSK, from the coding sequence ATGAAAGCAGCTGTATGGCATGGCGTTAAAGATGTTCGCGTTGAAGAAGTGGAATTGAAACCAACCAAATCAAATGAAGTGGTTGTTCGCGTTGCTTACGCTGGTATCTGTGGTAGCGACTTGCATGAATATCTTGAAGGTCCAGTGTTTATTCCGGTTGATCAACCAGATGAACTAACAGGTGGTCAAGCACCGTTAACAATGGGTCATGAATTTTCAGGTGTTATTGAAAAAATTGGTGCTGATGTTACTAAGTATAAAGTTGGCGACCATGTGTCAATTAATCCAACGATTACTAAAGGACATGTACCTGATGATGTAGATGTGTATGATGGCTACAGTTTCATTGGTTTGAGTACTGATGGTGGATTCACTTCACACGTCAATGTACCCGAAGATAGCTTGTATCGTTTACCAGAAGATTTTTCAATGAAATTAGCAGCCACAATTGAACCTACAGCAGTTGCTGTTCAGGCTGTTAAAGAAGGTGGTCTACGTTTCGGTGAAAAAGTAGTTATATTTGGTGCTGGACCAATCGGTGTATTAGTAGCGGCTGCCGCAAAAGCAGCTGGTGCGACTAAAATTGTTGCTGTTGATCTATCTGAAGTTCGCCTGAATAAAGCGCTTGAAATGGGAGCAACTGATATTATTAACCCAAGCCAAGTAGATGATACAGTAGCTGCCATTAAAAATATTATTCCTGGGGGTGCAGATGTCTCGTTTGAAGTAGCTGGGGTACAACCTACATTCGAGCAAGCAATTGATGCAACACGACCACGAGGTACAATGGTTATTGTATCAATATTTGCGCGCCCAATTACATTTAACCCAATGCAACTCATGAATGCTGGCGTTAAATTAACAACAACTATTGCCTATTCAAAAGAAACTTTCCAACAAACTGTTGATCTTGTAAGTAGTGGTCAAATTGATGTGGCACCGGTAATTACTGATACGATTGAATTAGATAATATTGTGACCGATGGTTTTGAGTCACTAACACATGATAAATCTCAAGCTAAAATTATAGTTGACTTAAGTAAATAG
- a CDS encoding AI-2E family transporter produces the protein MNSFISWRHSQLYRYFVLAVIIALIVFLKQFMSLLLLTIIFSYLAINAGKRVSAVLKTSRAISIALVYILVITLIVLAINHGTTTVMHQVKSMMALATDTSWDTNGFLKEVYKNMHHYTNTLNTDQLISKGISHLNQVGHVLYELVLALLFSFIFSMTYPQLRAWSLHFLHSPYHKFFGEFYIIIHRFIIILGRLFEVQLMICVINTAVMVAVLAFLQFPYLLGFAILIFILGLIPVFGVIISLVPLTITAFIIGNWHTVLIILVAVACVHFLESYFLHPHFMSQRTHMPILVILLNLIIMEKLFGVWGLVVGLPILTFLLDFFRIQKFKNQ, from the coding sequence ATGAATTCATTTATATCATGGCGTCATAGCCAACTGTACCGTTACTTTGTGTTAGCAGTTATTATTGCACTGATTGTTTTTTTAAAACAATTTATGTCGTTATTACTACTCACAATTATTTTTTCATATCTAGCGATTAATGCTGGTAAACGGGTATCTGCTGTTTTAAAAACGTCGCGTGCAATATCAATTGCTTTAGTTTATATTTTGGTAATCACTTTAATTGTATTAGCTATTAATCATGGTACGACAACTGTGATGCATCAAGTTAAAAGTATGATGGCACTGGCAACAGACACCAGTTGGGATACCAATGGCTTCCTAAAGGAAGTATACAAAAATATGCATCACTATACGAATACTTTAAATACTGATCAATTGATTTCAAAAGGAATTTCGCATTTAAATCAAGTTGGTCATGTCTTGTATGAATTAGTTTTAGCATTGCTGTTTAGCTTCATATTTAGTATGACATACCCACAGTTGCGAGCATGGTCATTGCATTTTCTACATAGTCCATACCATAAATTTTTTGGTGAGTTTTATATTATTATTCATCGCTTTATTATTATATTAGGTAGATTATTTGAAGTACAACTCATGATATGTGTTATCAATACAGCAGTCATGGTGGCAGTACTAGCATTTTTGCAGTTTCCATACCTATTAGGATTTGCAATTCTGATATTTATTCTGGGATTAATTCCAGTTTTTGGTGTCATTATTTCCTTAGTACCATTAACAATTACTGCTTTTATCATTGGAAATTGGCATACGGTATTGATTATTTTAGTAGCTGTCGCATGTGTCCATTTTCTTGAGTCATATTTTTTGCATCCACACTTTATGTCACAGCGAACGCACATGCCGATATTAGTCATTTTGCTCAATCTAATTATCATGGAAAAACTGTTTGGTGTTTGGGGATTGGTTGTCGGTTTACCTATCCTAACATTTTTACTTGATTTTTTTAGAATTCAAAAATTCAAAAACCAATGA
- a CDS encoding glutathione peroxidase has translation MSENVYQFTVMKENGETYSLDELRGRPIIIVNTATKCGFAPQFSELEAIYQKYKDDGLMILGFPSNQFKQELNSSHDAAEACRLSYGVTFPMHHLIAVNGKNTDPLFKYLKKSIPGPLGSTIKWNFTKFLVNRDGQVVKRFAPKTSPNDMIDDIKNVLK, from the coding sequence ATGTCTGAAAATGTATATCAATTTACTGTCATGAAGGAAAACGGGGAGACTTATTCACTTGATGAACTGCGAGGGCGGCCAATAATTATCGTTAATACGGCTACTAAGTGTGGCTTTGCACCACAGTTTTCAGAGCTTGAAGCCATTTATCAAAAATATAAAGATGATGGGTTAATGATACTTGGGTTTCCATCAAATCAGTTTAAACAAGAATTGAATTCTAGTCATGATGCAGCAGAAGCATGTCGACTTTCTTATGGCGTTACATTTCCAATGCATCATTTAATTGCAGTTAATGGTAAAAATACAGATCCTTTGTTCAAATATTTGAAAAAAAGTATACCGGGTCCATTAGGAAGTACGATCAAATGGAATTTCACCAAATTTTTGGTTAATCGTGATGGACAAGTAGTGAAACGTTTTGCACCAAAAACGAGTCCAAACGATATGATTGATGATATCAAAAACGTGTTAAAATAA